In the Campylobacter sputorum subsp. sputorum genome, TTATAACCGCAAGCTGCAAATAAAATTAATAAAAAAAATGCTAAAATAACCTTATGAAAAGCGTTAAAGAAATTATTACTCATATGTCAAACACTCCTTCTTATAGCAAATTAAAAAAATTCAAAGAAGCAAAAGAGTTTATATCTCTTCTTGGAAAATCCAAAAATAGCATTATAAACAACACATTTTGCAAAGATGAAATTATGTATATAGTTGTTTTACATCCTGCATATAAGCAAGAATTAAATAGTGATAGTAGTATAAATCAAATAAAAAACTTATTAAAAAAATACTGCGAAATAAACAAAAATAGCACTTTATCAAATATTAAAAAGATAGAAATCATCATAAAAAAACCAAAAAAAGAAGAAAAAATCATAAAAATAAAAAAAGATTACTCGCATTTATCTTGTGGCGAGTTTGAAAATTTAGCCACATCGCAAGAAATACACAAAATTTATCAAAACATTAAAGAAGAACTAAAAAATGCTTATAGATGACATTTTAGCTCTTCCTAAAAATCCAGGTGTTTATGAGTATTTTGATAAAGATGGAAAACTTCTTTATGTAGGTAAGGCAAAAAATTTAAAAAATAGAGTAAGAAGTTATTTTAGTTTTAGCCCAGCTCTATCCCCAAGCCCACGCCTTAGTATGCGTATAGCCAGGATGATAAGTCAAAGCGTGCATTTAGAATACATCATAACAGATTCTGAAAGCGACGCACTGATATTAGAAAACTCATTTATAAAACAACTTAAGCCAAAATACAACATTTTACTAAGAGATGATAAAACATATCCTTATATTTATATAGATTTAAGTTTGGATTTTCCGCGTTTTGAAATAACAAGAAAAGTTATAAAAGGTAAAAATGTAAGGTATTTTGGTCCATATTTTAAAGGTAGTAAAGAAATTTTAAATGCTTTGTATCTTAAATTTCCACTTGTTCAAAAAAAATCGTGTATAAAAGGTAAAAAAGCTTGTCTTTTTTATCAAATAAAGCGTTGTAATGCACCTTGTGAAAATAAAATTTCGCAAGAACAATACTCTAAAATAGTAGATGATGCCATAAAAGATATGCAAAATCCAGCGTCTCTTGTGCCATTTTTACAAAATTTAATGATAAATTATGCAAATAACGAAAACTACGAAGAAGCAGCTATAGTGCGTGATCAAATCCAAACCATAAAAGATATGCAAATAAAAGTAGAGGTTGATTTGGCTAAATTAGAAGACTTCGATGTAATTGCCATAAAAGCTGATAAAAATATAGTTTGCTCTGTAATATTTAATATAAGAAATGGCAAAATAAGCAACTCAAGACATATTATTTCAATGGTTGAAAATGCGAGTATTAATGAGATAAATGAACTTTATAAACAAATTATAATAGAAGCTTATCCAAAAGAAAGCCCGATAAACTCTACTAAAATTTACACATATGAGGATTTTGAAGATAAAGAGTTGGTAGCTGAAATTTTAAGCAAAAGACATATGGTTAAATTTAAGATCCAAACTCCAAAAATAGGCGAAAAAAGAAAAATTTGCGACATTGCGTATAAAAACTGCGATTTACAAATTCAAAAACATTTGAAAAATAGCAATTATGAGCTTTTAAATGACATAAAACAAACTTTTGATTTAAACAATACTCCTTTTAGAATAGAAATTTTTGATAACTCGCATATGCAAGGTGTTGCAAATGTTGGCTCTATGGTAAGTTTTGAATTGGATCATTTTATAAAAGATGCCTATAGACACGCGCATTTACAAAGCAAAAACGATTATGATCAAATGAATGAGTTTTTAACGCTAAGAGCTAAAAGATTTGATAAACTAAACCCGCCAGATTTATGGATAATTGATGGCGGACAAGCTTTGCTGGATTTAGCTAGTTTAATAATCCAAAGTAGTGGTGCAAATGTAGATGTGATTGCTATTTCAAAAGAAAAAATAGACGCTAAAGCTCACCGCGCAAAAGGAAACGCAAAAGATAAAATTTACACAAAAAGCGGAGTTTTTAAATTTGAAACAAATAGTAAAATTTTGCAATTCATTCAAAAACTACGCGATGAAGCCCATAGATTTGCCATTTCATTTCATCAAAAAACAAAAAGAAAAATGGATTTAAATAGCTCAAAGATGAAAAATCTTGGAATAAGCGATGGAAGTATAAAAAAATTACTAAATTATTATGGCTCGTTTGATAAAATATATGAAGCTAGTTTTGAAGAGATAAAATCCCTTACAAATATTAAAGTAGCTAATAAAATTAAAAATATATAATATTTATATATTTAAAAGTATTGCTATAATATCAAAAATATTGTATAATAACTTTTTTTAAAATATTTAATATATTATTATTATATATTTTAAATTTCAAATTTAAAAGGACTTTTATGTATAGTTTTTTTGTTAATTTTTTTAACATATCTAGCATTTACACTCTACTTGGACTTTTTGCTTTAGCATTTATATTTTATCTGTTAAAAGTGTTGAAAAATGCAGGAGTAAGTAACGGCAAGATTATGGCTTTATCTTTAATTTTTGGAATCTTACTTGGGTATTCATGCTTATATTTAGCAAATTTTCCACATCAAAATATATTATCTTTAAAAGATTCTACTAACCTAAGACCACTTTATGAAATTTATGTGTGGTTTAAATTTATAATAGTTATGTTTATAAGCTTTTTAAAGCTCTTAATCATTCCTATAATATTTTTTGGCATTATAAGGGTTATCATAAATTTGGATCAAAATGTCAAATTTAAAAATATCTTTGGCATATCTTTTTCTTATCTGATGATAACAACAGCCATTGCTTCGCTCATCGGTATAACTTTGGCTATTGTTATGCAAGTAGGCTCAGGAACGATAAATCAAACTACTACAAAAATTATAAAAGAAGTTAAGCCTCTAAATGAAGTTATACTGGACTTTATACCAAGCAATATAATCTCAGCTATGGCAAATACAAATGTTCTTGGCGTAGTTATATTTTCTTTATTTATAGCATTTGGTGCAAATATTCTAGCAAAAAAAGATGAAAATATAAAAAATTTTGATATTTTTAGAAATTTGATAGATTTTATTTATAAAATCATTATGCAAATAACCAAAAAAGTCATATCATTTTTACCTTATGTAGTTGTTGTAATGATAGCAAATACATTTTTAGAAAACGGATTTGATGCGATTATTTCTGCACTTGATTATATTGTTTTATGCTATATAGCAGCTATTTTAACACTTAGTATGCACACTATTGTTCTTTTGCTAAATGGCTTAAATCCTATAAAATATTTTCAAAAAGCCCTGCCAACGCTAATAATGGCTTTTACATCAAGAAGCTCATCTGGGACACTTCCAATGACAATATCAACACTTACAAATAAATTTGGCGTAAGCTCAAGCAATGCATCTTTTGTGGCAAGTATCTCAACAACGATTGGAATGAATGGATGTGCTGGTTTTTATACTGGAAGTGCCGCTGTGTTTTTACTAAATGCACTTGGGGTAAATATAACTTTTGAATACATTGCAATGATAGTGATATTAAGCGTAATAGCTTCATTTGGCATAGCAGGAATTCCAGGAATTGCTATAATGGCACTTTCCGTTGTTATAACAGGTCTTGGCTTAGAAAACAATTTCGCACTTCTTGCAACTATTTTAGCAATTGATCCAATCATTGATATGGTAAGAACAGCTACAAATGTATCTGGCGGAATGATTGCCAGTATAGCAACAGACAAAGGACTAAAAACATTAAGCAAGGATGTTTATAATTCATAAAAATACATTTATCGGGTAAATATTACCCGATAAATTAAAAAGAGTTTTTGATAATTTTTGGTAGAATATGCTTTAATATAAATTTCAAGGATAAATTTATTTAGCATGAAAAATACATTTAAAATTGTAACTAGCATACCATTACTTGTTTTAGCAATTATTTTTTCATATTTCATATATAGTACTTATGAAAAACTTAAACAAAACGATGAAATGAAAACAACTCTAAAGGAGTATTCTACATTAAAACAATTAAAAACAGCTATAGAAAAAGAAGCTCAAATGGGTGTCTTAACCCTAGATAAAACAAATAGTTTTAATGTAGAAATTTTTACAAATCAAATACAAAAAACAAATAGACTTATACAATACGCTTATGGAGAAAATTTAAGCGAAAATATAAATATATTTTTAACAAAAACGAGCAAAATAAGACAAAATCCAAAACTAGATAATTTTGAGCATTTATACGCACCTTATCTAGAAATATATAGATATCTAAACAAAGAAATTTTAGAAAAACTTACAACTCTTTTAAACTATAATGCCCCACTAAATATAAATTCATTTATAAATTACATTATATTTTCTCAAGATATTATTACCACGACAAACCTGCAAAGAGACTATATAAATAATATTTTGATTACAAACACACCAATATCAAAAAATCAAAAACAATTTTGGCTAGAAATAGCTTATGCAAATACAAATGTAAATCCATTTATACTAATGTCAACTAATTCAAAAGCACAAATGTTAAATATAGATCCAAATGACGAACTAAATGATTTATTTCAAATATGCTCTGAATTAAAACTAAATATATTATTTGAAGCACAAAATGCAGAATTTAAAACACCATATAGAAAATGGACTGAAAAAACTGACGATAAATTATCTATATTATATCAATATAACGACATAGCTTATCAAAATATATCAACACAATTGCAACAATACGAAGAATTCCTTGAAAATGACATTAAAATTTATATTCTTATGCTTGTGCTATGCGGTGTATTTTTTATAGAACTGATAATAAGTCTTAATAGACGAAATCAAATTATGAAATATTTCAGATATACGCTTGATACACTAAAACAAAAAGGCTATTTAGACGAAAAAATAAATTTTAAATTTAATTCTAAGAAAAATATACAATATGCGTTTTTAAACATAGATAAATCCATAAAAAATATGGCTTACTCTATAAGCTCTCTTAAAAAAGCAAATCAAATAAAAACAGATCTTCTAGTAAATATCGCTCATGAGATACAAGCTCCATTACAAGGCATAATTAGCTATATAGATTTGATAGAAAAAAGATATAAAAATGTCATAACCAAAAACATAAAAGAAAATGCAAAAAATATTTTTCAAATAGCAAAAAATATAAAAGAGACCAAAAATATAGAAAACAATCAAGTTTTAATTAAAAATATAGATTTTCTACCAATAAAAGAATTTGAAAACACTGCACAAATTTTTGTGCTTTTAGCCTCAGATAAAAATATCGAATTTTATGTTTTCATAGACCCAAAACTTTCAAGCTACATAAATGGCGATTTAGTAAAAATAAAAGAAATTTTGATAAACCTACTAGATAATGCCATTAAATTTACACACGATGGCGGGAAAGTAATCTTACGCGTAATAAAAATGGATTGTAATGTTAAAAATGAAGTTAAAATAAAATTTAGCGTTGAAGATAATGGTGGAAATATAAATATAGAAAAAATTGATCAAATTTTTATAGAAACCTCAATAAACAAAGAGGAATATGAAAAAAAATATTTAAATTTAGGACTTGGTATATCTAAAAAATTAGCCACTTTACTAGGCGGAGAGCTTATATTTAAAAATAACTCAAAAACTGGAAATACATTTGATTTTATCATAAATTTAAAAGATACCAATATAAATGTGCCGTTAAATCAATATAGCTTAAAAATAGCAGTTATAGAATCAAAAAGTGAAGAATTTAATAAAATTTTAGAAATTTATTTACGCAGTCTTGGAGTTGATTGCGAGTTTTTCTCTAATGTAGAAAAACTCAAGCCACAATATTTTGATTTTGATATTATCTTTATTCGTTTTGATGATTATATGGAATTAAAAATAAAATTTAATAAACCTATAATCATTAGTGTAAATTACTATATTTTAAACTCTGTAAAAGAAGAAGATATGAATCAAAATATTTTCTACATAGATGAACCTATAAAATTAACTTATATAGATAAAACATTACAAAACATAATGTCCGTTAAAAAATCAAATCCAAACTACATTATAAGCAATAAAATAGAAAAAATAGATGATAAATTTAACGCAAAAGCTTTAGTTTTGACAACTGATGTTACTATGCAAAAACTTATAAAATATATGTTATCTTATTTGTATATACAAACTACCATAGTTACATCCATAAAAGAACTTATTTCTGAATATACTCAACTATCTTATGAAGTAATTTTTATACAACTAGATCCTACGATGCAAATAGATGAACATGGCATAAAAAGTATCATAGAATTTGAAAAAGAAAATGCTATAAATCACTCTCCAATCATAGCAATTACAGATAATATCATAAAAAGAAATGATGAAAGTATTTATGGAAATGGCTTTGATGATTTAATATCTCAACCATTAAAAATCAATACTCTTTCAAGATTATTAAACAAACTCATACCGCAACATAAAATCATACCAAATATGCAGTTAAGACAAACCATTACCGCTCATTATACAAAAAGCAGTAATGTAAATAAAAAAGATATTTTGATAGTTAAAAAATCTATTCTTGATAATAATTTGATGAAAAATAAATTCCAAGAATTTTTTGAAAATATAGATGTCGCTACAAGTTTAAATACATTTAAAAAACTTATAAAAGAAATTTCTTATGATGTATTAATCATAGATATAAATTTACCAAAATTAAATTTAGACGATATAGAAAAATTACTATCAAATCCGGACGAAAACGCAAATACTCACATAAAAACAGTATTGATGATAGACGATAAAAAAAGCATTTTAGAAAAACATAAAAACTACTTTGATAATATAATTTACAACAATACTGAACTAAATCAAATTTCAATGATAATTAGAAATTTAGCGAAAGGTTAATTATGCAACATGGAATTTTAATTATTGGCGAAGATATCATACTAAATAGTTCGTTTTTAGCATATATATATGAAAAATACGAAGATTATTTTGGAGAAAAAGGCGTCATAAATTATATAAATAAAAATGACAAAAATCTACCTTTTAACATAGAACATTACACTTTTGCTTATGATATACTAACCATTTTTACAACAGACGATAACTACCATATCGCAAGCAAAGTCCTTGCAACTCTTACAAGCGATATTTTAGAGTTAAAAGATGAAATGTTGGTTCCAAGCAAAGTTAGCAAATTTTCAAACGGAAGCTTTGTTTTAAAGATAAACAACGCAGAAGTAAATTTAATAAATGCAAATCCAACTCAAGATTTGCCTCCATTTTTAAGTAAATTTGAAAGAAATTTTGCTTATTTTTCTATATTTGATTTAGATAGTGAAAGTGCCAAAATATTGCTTGAACCATTAGCAAAAACATATGATATAAATATAAATTTAAGTCAAATGGTTGCAAACTGGACTATAGTTAAAGCCATAGAAAATAAATTTGGTCAAATAGACGGTTTTTTGCAAAGTGCTAAAAATCTTTTTTCACAAAAGATAATTCTCCAAAAAGATCCTATACAACACATCGCAAATACACTTATAAAAAAAGGGTTAAAGATAACATTTGCAGAGAGTTGTTCTTGTGGTTTACTTGCTGCTAAATTTGGATCTTATAGCGGTGTATCATCTGCATTTGATGGCTCTTTGGTAACTTATGCAAATGAGATAAAATCCACTTGGCTTGGAGTTAAAGATGCAACTCTTCAAACTTATGGTGCTGTTAGCTCTCAGTGTGTCGAAGAAATGATAAGAGGAGCTTTGGTAGCAAGTGGGGCTAATTTTGCTATAGCAATTAGCGGTATAGCAGGTCCAGATGGCGGAAGCAAAGAAAAACCGGTTGGAACTGTATTTATAGGATCTGGCTCAAAAGATGGAAATATTATGGTAGAAAGATTTTTTCTAAAAGGCAATAGAAACTACATAAGAGAACAAAGTGCAACACTAGGCTTTTTATCATTAATAAGACTAAGAAGCGATATATTTTTTGAAGAGTAAATTCAGTAGTTTATTAACTAGATTTAACTATAATCAAATTTCAAATTTTTTAAAAAAGGATTTCATATGGCTGTAAATGTATTTTATGATAAAGATTGTGATTTATCCCTTATAAGAAGTAAAAAAGTTGCAATGATAGGCTTTGGCTCACAAGGTCATGCACACGCTGAAAACCTTAGAGATAGTGGTGTAGAGGTTATCGTTGGACTTAAAAAAGATGGAAAAAGTTGGGCAAAAGCTGAAGCAAAAGGCTTTAAAGTTTTAAGCGTTAGCGAGGCTACAAAAGAAGCTGATATTATCATGATACTAACACCAGATGAACATCAAAGTGAAATTTTTGAAAAAGAGATAAAACCAAATTTAAAACAAGGAAGTGCCATAGCATTTGCTCATGGATTTAATGTTCATTTTGGTCAAATAAAAGCACCAGATGGAATTGATTGTATAATGATAGCACCTAAAGCACCAGGACACACTGTAAGAAGCGAATTTGTAAAAGGTGGCGGAATTCCAGATCTTATAGCAGTTGAACAAAATGCATCTGGCAAAGCAAGAGAGCTAGCATTAAGCTATGCTTGCGCTATAGGTGGCGGAAGAAGCGGTATAATAGAAACAACTTTTAAAGACGAAACAGAAACTGATCTTTTTGGAGAACAAGCTGTTTTATGCGGAGGACTTTGTTCGCTTATAAATGCAGGTTTTGAAACTCTTGTTGAAGCTGGATATGAACCAGAAATGGCATATTTTGAGTGCTTACACGAAATGAAACTTATAGTTGATTTGATATATCAAGGCGGAATGGCCGATATGAGATATTCTATATCAAATACTGCTGAATACGGCGATTATGTAAGTGGTCCAAGAGTTATCAACGAAGAGAGCAAAAAAGCTATGAAAGAAATTTTAAAAGAGATACAAAATGGCAAATTTGCAAAAGATTTTATCTTAGAGAAAAAAGCAGGTTATGCAAGAATGAATGCCGAAAGAAAAATGTCTCAAAGTTCTCTTTTAAATAAAACAGGCGAAAAACTTAGATCTATGATGCCTTGGATAAAAAGCGGTAAATTAATAGATCAATCTAAAAACTAATATTTTGAATAAAAAAAAATCTTCAAAAAAGTGTGCTAAAATGCACACTTTTAAATGGTATATTTTCTGCGTTTTTATAATATTAGTTTTTTTTGCGGCCATTTATGGTATAGCAATAAATTCACAAAAAAATATCGAAGATAAAAATATAACAACTACGCAACAAATTTTAACTTCAAACAATCAAACCAACCCAAAAACAGATCAAATTATTTATAAGAAAAAAGAAGTTTTAGCAAAAGAAAAACACACACAGCAAAACACTAATTATCCAAAATACCAAACAAACATACCATATCAAAAAATCCAAGAACAAGAGTTAGCAGAGCAAAATTTAAGTGAATTTTTTAAACTTTTAGATGCAAACCAAAGCACACAAATAAAAGATGAAAACAACACAATAGATAAAAATATATCAAAACAAATTAGTATTATAGATAGCCAAAAAAAATACGAAGATGAGGATTTAGAAAAGAAATCACAAAAAGCAATTTATGATACAACGGCAAAAACGCTAGATAGAAGAGGCAAAAAACCACTTCTTGCAATTATAATAGATGATGTTTCAACTTTTACACAAGCAGAGCTTATCAAAAAAATAAAATTAAAAATTACTCCATCTATATTTCCAGTATCAACAAATACTCCAAATACAGCTCAAATTGCAAATAAATTTAGTTTTTATATGATTCATCTACCAATGAGTGCGATTAATTATAAAAATGAAGAACCAAATACTATGCATATAACAGATAGTAAAGACCTGATGTTAAAAAGGATAAAAAAAATAAAAAAAGATTTTCCAAAGCTTAAATTTCTAAACAACCATACCGGAAGCGAATTTACATCAAACACTCAAGCTTTAGATAAACTTATGAGTATTTTAAAATCCCAAGATATTGTGCTTCTTGATAGCAAAACAATAGCAAAAAGCAAAGTTAAAGATATAAGTAAAAAATACAATATGCCATATCTATCTAGGGATGTTTTTTTAGATAATATTCACTCTGAAATAGAAATAAAAACGCAACTCAAAGATGCTATAAATATAGCAAAAAAAAGAGGTTACGCCATAGCCATAGGTCATCCACACGATATAACTCTAAAAACTATAAATAAAAACATAGATATGTTAAAAGATGTAGAAGTTGTGTATGTAGATAGACTATATAAGGAAATTTATGGATATATTAGATAAAATCCCGCAAGATCTTTTAAGACTAAAAAATCCACCTAAAACGCTATACTATAAAGGCAATACCGATTTGTTGCAAATGCCAAAAATTGCAGTCGTTGGTTCAAGAAAAATATCATTTTATACTAAAAATTTGATATCAAATTTATGCTTAAATCTTAAAAAATATGGCATTTGCGTAGTAAGCGGCGGTGCGATTGGATGCGATATAACAGCACACAAAGCCGCTTTTCCAAACACCATAGCTGTTTTTGCAAATGGTTTAAATATCATTTATCCAAAAACAAATTCAAATTTAATAAATCAAATGTATGAAAATTCACTTGTTTTAAGTGAGTATGAGCCAGATGAGCCGCCATTTAAACATCGTTTTTTAGAGAGAAATCGTATAGTTGTCGCACTTAGTAAAGCCGTTGTCATAGCTCAGGGCGATATCGCTAGTGGCTCACTTTCAAGTGCTAAAATAGCCAAAGATTTAGGAATTCCTATATTTGTTTTTCCTCAAAGGATAGATGAAAGCAAAGGTACAAATTTGCTACTAAAACAAAAAGATGCGATACTTTTAGATGATTTTGACGAATTTGGAAAGAAATTTGGCGATAACTTACAAGAAAATTTGCAAAAAGACGAAATGCTAGATTTTATAAAAAATAATTCAAATTTAACAGAGTGCTTAAATAAATTTGGAAGCAAAATTTACGAATACGAACTACTTGGAAAAATCAGTATAAATGGTTTTAGCGTGAGTGTGAAATGATAGTAGCTATAGATGTTGGCTTAAAAAGAATAGGAGTTGCCATATCTTATGAAAATGGAGTAGTTTTGCCACTAAACGCAGTCATACGCAAAAATCGCAATCAAGCTTCAAAAGAAATAAGTCAGTTACTACAAGATTATAAAGCAAAAAAACTTGTTGTTGGTATCCCACTTGGCGGAAGTAGCGAAGATGAGATGACTAGACGCATAAAACACTTTGTAAATTTAATATATTTTGATGGTGAGATAATTTTTATTGATGAGAGTTTTTCAAGCAAGGAAGCTAGCGATTTTGCCGTTATAAATCATAAGAAAAAAGATGGAAAACTAGATAGTTTAAGTGCAATGATAATACTTAAAAGATATATTGAAAATTAACTTTAACTATATTTTAATGATTATAATTGTAATATAAACTTTATAATTT is a window encoding:
- the dprA gene encoding DNA-processing protein DprA translates to MDILDKIPQDLLRLKNPPKTLYYKGNTDLLQMPKIAVVGSRKISFYTKNLISNLCLNLKKYGICVVSGGAIGCDITAHKAAFPNTIAVFANGLNIIYPKTNSNLINQMYENSLVLSEYEPDEPPFKHRFLERNRIVVALSKAVVIAQGDIASGSLSSAKIAKDLGIPIFVFPQRIDESKGTNLLLKQKDAILLDDFDEFGKKFGDNLQENLQKDEMLDFIKNNSNLTECLNKFGSKIYEYELLGKISINGFSVSVK
- the ilvC gene encoding ketol-acid reductoisomerase, whose protein sequence is MAVNVFYDKDCDLSLIRSKKVAMIGFGSQGHAHAENLRDSGVEVIVGLKKDGKSWAKAEAKGFKVLSVSEATKEADIIMILTPDEHQSEIFEKEIKPNLKQGSAIAFAHGFNVHFGQIKAPDGIDCIMIAPKAPGHTVRSEFVKGGGIPDLIAVEQNASGKARELALSYACAIGGGRSGIIETTFKDETETDLFGEQAVLCGGLCSLINAGFETLVEAGYEPEMAYFECLHEMKLIVDLIYQGGMADMRYSISNTAEYGDYVSGPRVINEESKKAMKEILKEIQNGKFAKDFILEKKAGYARMNAERKMSQSSLLNKTGEKLRSMMPWIKSGKLIDQSKN
- the uvrC gene encoding excinuclease ABC subunit UvrC is translated as MLIDDILALPKNPGVYEYFDKDGKLLYVGKAKNLKNRVRSYFSFSPALSPSPRLSMRIARMISQSVHLEYIITDSESDALILENSFIKQLKPKYNILLRDDKTYPYIYIDLSLDFPRFEITRKVIKGKNVRYFGPYFKGSKEILNALYLKFPLVQKKSCIKGKKACLFYQIKRCNAPCENKISQEQYSKIVDDAIKDMQNPASLVPFLQNLMINYANNENYEEAAIVRDQIQTIKDMQIKVEVDLAKLEDFDVIAIKADKNIVCSVIFNIRNGKISNSRHIISMVENASINEINELYKQIIIEAYPKESPINSTKIYTYEDFEDKELVAEILSKRHMVKFKIQTPKIGEKRKICDIAYKNCDLQIQKHLKNSNYELLNDIKQTFDLNNTPFRIEIFDNSHMQGVANVGSMVSFELDHFIKDAYRHAHLQSKNDYDQMNEFLTLRAKRFDKLNPPDLWIIDGGQALLDLASLIIQSSGANVDVIAISKEKIDAKAHRAKGNAKDKIYTKSGVFKFETNSKILQFIQKLRDEAHRFAISFHQKTKRKMDLNSSKMKNLGISDGSIKKLLNYYGSFDKIYEASFEEIKSLTNIKVANKIKNI
- a CDS encoding ATP-binding protein; this translates as MKNTFKIVTSIPLLVLAIIFSYFIYSTYEKLKQNDEMKTTLKEYSTLKQLKTAIEKEAQMGVLTLDKTNSFNVEIFTNQIQKTNRLIQYAYGENLSENINIFLTKTSKIRQNPKLDNFEHLYAPYLEIYRYLNKEILEKLTTLLNYNAPLNINSFINYIIFSQDIITTTNLQRDYINNILITNTPISKNQKQFWLEIAYANTNVNPFILMSTNSKAQMLNIDPNDELNDLFQICSELKLNILFEAQNAEFKTPYRKWTEKTDDKLSILYQYNDIAYQNISTQLQQYEEFLENDIKIYILMLVLCGVFFIELIISLNRRNQIMKYFRYTLDTLKQKGYLDEKINFKFNSKKNIQYAFLNIDKSIKNMAYSISSLKKANQIKTDLLVNIAHEIQAPLQGIISYIDLIEKRYKNVITKNIKENAKNIFQIAKNIKETKNIENNQVLIKNIDFLPIKEFENTAQIFVLLASDKNIEFYVFIDPKLSSYINGDLVKIKEILINLLDNAIKFTHDGGKVILRVIKMDCNVKNEVKIKFSVEDNGGNINIEKIDQIFIETSINKEEYEKKYLNLGLGISKKLATLLGGELIFKNNSKTGNTFDFIINLKDTNINVPLNQYSLKIAVIESKSEEFNKILEIYLRSLGVDCEFFSNVEKLKPQYFDFDIIFIRFDDYMELKIKFNKPIIISVNYYILNSVKEEDMNQNIFYIDEPIKLTYIDKTLQNIMSVKKSNPNYIISNKIEKIDDKFNAKALVLTTDVTMQKLIKYMLSYLYIQTTIVTSIKELISEYTQLSYEVIFIQLDPTMQIDEHGIKSIIEFEKENAINHSPIIAITDNIIKRNDESIYGNGFDDLISQPLKINTLSRLLNKLIPQHKIIPNMQLRQTITAHYTKSSNVNKKDILIVKKSILDNNLMKNKFQEFFENIDVATSLNTFKKLIKEISYDVLIIDINLPKLNLDDIEKLLSNPDENANTHIKTVLMIDDKKSILEKHKNYFDNIIYNNTELNQISMIIRNLAKG
- the ruvX gene encoding Holliday junction resolvase RuvX, encoding MIVAIDVGLKRIGVAISYENGVVLPLNAVIRKNRNQASKEISQLLQDYKAKKLVVGIPLGGSSEDEMTRRIKHFVNLIYFDGEIIFIDESFSSKEASDFAVINHKKKDGKLDSLSAMIILKRYIEN
- a CDS encoding divergent polysaccharide deacetylase family protein translates to MHTFKWYIFCVFIILVFFAAIYGIAINSQKNIEDKNITTTQQILTSNNQTNPKTDQIIYKKKEVLAKEKHTQQNTNYPKYQTNIPYQKIQEQELAEQNLSEFFKLLDANQSTQIKDENNTIDKNISKQISIIDSQKKYEDEDLEKKSQKAIYDTTAKTLDRRGKKPLLAIIIDDVSTFTQAELIKKIKLKITPSIFPVSTNTPNTAQIANKFSFYMIHLPMSAINYKNEEPNTMHITDSKDLMLKRIKKIKKDFPKLKFLNNHTGSEFTSNTQALDKLMSILKSQDIVLLDSKTIAKSKVKDISKKYNMPYLSRDVFLDNIHSEIEIKTQLKDAINIAKKRGYAIAIGHPHDITLKTINKNIDMLKDVEVVYVDRLYKEIYGYIR
- a CDS encoding cation:dicarboxylate symporter family transporter — encoded protein: MYSFFVNFFNISSIYTLLGLFALAFIFYLLKVLKNAGVSNGKIMALSLIFGILLGYSCLYLANFPHQNILSLKDSTNLRPLYEIYVWFKFIIVMFISFLKLLIIPIIFFGIIRVIINLDQNVKFKNIFGISFSYLMITTAIASLIGITLAIVMQVGSGTINQTTTKIIKEVKPLNEVILDFIPSNIISAMANTNVLGVVIFSLFIAFGANILAKKDENIKNFDIFRNLIDFIYKIIMQITKKVISFLPYVVVVMIANTFLENGFDAIISALDYIVLCYIAAILTLSMHTIVLLLNGLNPIKYFQKALPTLIMAFTSRSSSGTLPMTISTLTNKFGVSSSNASFVASISTTIGMNGCAGFYTGSAAVFLLNALGVNITFEYIAMIVILSVIASFGIAGIPGIAIMALSVVITGLGLENNFALLATILAIDPIIDMVRTATNVSGGMIASIATDKGLKTLSKDVYNS
- a CDS encoding CinA family protein, whose product is MQHGILIIGEDIILNSSFLAYIYEKYEDYFGEKGVINYINKNDKNLPFNIEHYTFAYDILTIFTTDDNYHIASKVLATLTSDILELKDEMLVPSKVSKFSNGSFVLKINNAEVNLINANPTQDLPPFLSKFERNFAYFSIFDLDSESAKILLEPLAKTYDININLSQMVANWTIVKAIENKFGQIDGFLQSAKNLFSQKIILQKDPIQHIANTLIKKGLKITFAESCSCGLLAAKFGSYSGVSSAFDGSLVTYANEIKSTWLGVKDATLQTYGAVSSQCVEEMIRGALVASGANFAIAISGIAGPDGGSKEKPVGTVFIGSGSKDGNIMVERFFLKGNRNYIREQSATLGFLSLIRLRSDIFFEE